GCGGGCCGCTGGCCACCAGCCGTCCACCCCGGTCACCCCCTTCGGGGCCCAGGTCGATGATCCAGTCGGCGGTCTTGATCACATCCAGGTTGTGCTCGATGACCAGCACCGTAGCCCCTTCGTCCACCAGCCGGTGCAGCACCTGGAGCAGCTTCTCCACGTCGGCGAAATGGAGGCCGGTGGTGGGCTCATCCAGGATATACAAGGTGCGGCCGTTGAAGCGGCGGCTCAGTTCCGAGGCCAGCTTCACCCGCTGGGCCTCGCCCCCCGACAGCGTAGTGGCGGGCTGGCCCAGGCGGATGTACCCCAGGCCCACATCCTGCAGGGTCTGCAGCCGCCGCCGGATGCGGGGGATGTCGGCGAAGAACTCCAAGGCCTCGTCCACCGTCATGTCCAGCACGTCGGCAATATTCTTCCCCTTGAAGGTGACGGTCAAAGTCTCCCGGTTGTAGCGGCGGCCCTTGCACACCTCGCAGGGCACATACACGTCGGGCAAAAAGTGCATCTCGATGCGGATGATGCCGTCGCCCCGGCAGGCCTCGCACCGGCCCCCCGGCACGTTGAAGGAGAACCGTCCCTTGTTGTAGCCCCGCACCCGGGCTTCGGGGGTGCCGGCGAACACTTCCCGCACGTGGTCGAACAGGCCGGTGTAGGTGGCCGGGTTGGATCGGGGCGTGCGGCCGATGGGCGACTGGTCGATCTCCACCACCTTGTCCAGGTGCTCCACGCCCCGCAGTTCCCGGTGGGCGCCGGCCCGGGCCCGGGCCCCCATGAGCCGGGCCGACAGGGCCTTGTACAAGATGTCGTGGACCAAGGTGCTCTTGCCGCTGCCGCTGACCCCGGTGACGCAGACGAAGACGCCTAGGGGTATGGCCACGTCCAAGTCCTGCAGGTTGTTGGCCCGGGCGCCCAGCACTTCCAGCCACGGGCCGGCGGCGGGCCGCACCTGCCCGGGGATGGGAATCTGGCGCTTGCCCGACAAGTACTGGCCGGTGATGGACTCTTCTTCCGCCTCGATGGCTTCCACGGGGCCCTCGGCCACCACCCGGCCCCCCTGGGCGCCGGCCCCGGGGCCGATGTCGATGATCCAGTCGGCGGACCGCATGGTGTCCTCGTCGTGTTCCACCACGATGACGGTGTTGCCCAGATCCCGCAGGCGCAGCAGGGTCTGGATGAGGCGGTCGTTGTCCCTGGGGTGGAGGCCGATGCTGGGCTCATCCAGGACGTACAGCACCCCCATGAGGCCGCTGCCGATCTGGGTGGCCAGCCGGATGCGCTGGGCCTCGCCCCCCGACAAGGTGCCCGCCGCCCGGTCCAAGGTCAGGTATTCCAGCCCCACGTCGGAGAGGAAGTTGAGCCGGGCTTGGATTTCCTTCAGGACCTGCCGGGCGATGAGGCGTTGCCGGTCGTCCAATTTCAAGGCGGCGAAAAACTCCTGGGCCTTGTTCACGGGCATGGCGGTGACCTGGGCGATGTTCAGCCCGCCCACCAGGACCGCCAGGGCCTCGGGGCGCAGCCGGGTGCCGCCGCACTGGGGGCAGGGGCTGGTGCGCATGAATTCTTCCCAGTCTTCCCGCTGGGCGTCGGTGGTGGCTTCCTGGTAGCGGCGCTGCAGGTTGGCCAGCACCCCTTCGAAGGCTACCCGCCGCTCCCGGACCCGCCCGTACCGGTTGACGTACCGGAAGGGAATGGTCTCCCCGGGGGCGCCGTGGAGGATGATGTCCACCAGTTCGGGCACCCGGCTCAGGGGCGTTTCCGTGTCGTAGCCGAAGTGGCGGGCCACCGCCGCCAGCAGTTGGGGGTAGTAGGTGCTGCTGCCCCGGCTCCAAGGCACCACCGCCCCCTGGGCGATGCTCTTGTCCAGGTCGGGGATGATCAACTCCGGGTCGAACTCCCGCTTCACCCCCAGGCCCATGCAGTGGGGGCAGGCCCCGTAGGGGCTGTTGAAGGAGAACAGCCGGGGCGCTATTTCCGCCAGGCCCGTGCCGCAGTCGGGACAGGCCAGGTGCTGGCTGAAGAGGAACTCCCGGCCCGTGTCCAGGGCCTCCACCACCGCCAGGCCCTCGGCCAGGGCCAGGGCCGTCTCCAGGGAGTCTGCCAGGCGGTTGCGGATGCCTTCCCGCACCACCAGCCGGTCCACCACCACTTCGATGGTGTGCTTCTGGTAGCGGGGCAGCCGGTGCCCCACGGGGATGTCGTCCATGGACATTATCTCGCCGTTGACCCGCACCCGGACGAAGCCGTCCTGGCGGATGCGGTCGAAGACTTTTTCGTGCTCCCCCTTGCGCCCCCGGACCAGGGGCGCCATGATGTGCAGCCGGGTGCCCTCGGGCAGGGTCATCACCTGGTCCACCATCTCGTCCACCGTCTGCCGGCGGACCGGCTGGCCGCACTGGTGGCAGTGGGGCTCCCCCACCCGGGCGAACAGCAGGCGCAGGTAGTCGTAGATCTCCGTCACCGTGCCCACGGTGGAGCGGGGGTTCCGGGAGGCGGCCTTCTGGTCGATGGCGATGGCGGGGCTCAGGCCGTCGATGTAGTCCACGTCGGGCTTGTCCATCCGCCCCAGGAACTGCCGGGCATAGGCCGACAAGGACTCCACGTACCGCCGCTGCCCCTCGGCGTACAAGGTGTCCATGGCCAGGGAACTCTTGCCCGAGCCCGACAGCCCCGTCACCACCACCAGCCGGTCCCGGGGGATGGCCACGTCGATGTTCTTCAGGTTGTGCTGCCGGGCGCCTTTGATGAAGATGTGATCCTTGGCGATGACGGCGCTCCTCCTGCCCAAGGCTAC
The sequence above is a segment of the Sphingobacteriaceae bacterium genome. Coding sequences within it:
- the uvrA gene encoding excinuclease ABC subunit UvrA, whose amino-acid sequence is MGRRSAVIAKDHIFIKGARQHNLKNIDVAIPRDRLVVVTGLSGSGKSSLAMDTLYAEGQRRYVESLSAYARQFLGRMDKPDVDYIDGLSPAIAIDQKAASRNPRSTVGTVTEIYDYLRLLFARVGEPHCHQCGQPVRRQTVDEMVDQVMTLPEGTRLHIMAPLVRGRKGEHEKVFDRIRQDGFVRVRVNGEIMSMDDIPVGHRLPRYQKHTIEVVVDRLVVREGIRNRLADSLETALALAEGLAVVEALDTGREFLFSQHLACPDCGTGLAEIAPRLFSFNSPYGACPHCMGLGVKREFDPELIIPDLDKSIAQGAVVPWSRGSSTYYPQLLAAVARHFGYDTETPLSRVPELVDIILHGAPGETIPFRYVNRYGRVRERRVAFEGVLANLQRRYQEATTDAQREDWEEFMRTSPCPQCGGTRLRPEALAVLVGGLNIAQVTAMPVNKAQEFFAALKLDDRQRLIARQVLKEIQARLNFLSDVGLEYLTLDRAAGTLSGGEAQRIRLATQIGSGLMGVLYVLDEPSIGLHPRDNDRLIQTLLRLRDLGNTVIVVEHDEDTMRSADWIIDIGPGAGAQGGRVVAEGPVEAIEAEEESITGQYLSGKRQIPIPGQVRPAAGPWLEVLGARANNLQDLDVAIPLGVFVCVTGVSGSGKSTLVHDILYKALSARLMGARARAGAHRELRGVEHLDKVVEIDQSPIGRTPRSNPATYTGLFDHVREVFAGTPEARVRGYNKGRFSFNVPGGRCEACRGDGIIRIEMHFLPDVYVPCEVCKGRRYNRETLTVTFKGKNIADVLDMTVDEALEFFADIPRIRRRLQTLQDVGLGYIRLGQPATTLSGGEAQRVKLASELSRRFNGRTLYILDEPTTGLHFADVEKLLQVLHRLVDEGATVLVIEHNLDVIKTADWIIDLGPEGGDRGGRLVASGPPAVVAAAPGSHTGRFLRRYWS